Below is a window of Rhodanobacteraceae bacterium DNA.
AGCTACTGCTCTGCTGCTAACGCTTCGCTCTCGATACTGGCCGAGGACCACAAACTAAGATCTCGCCTCGAAGACCAGGCAGGAAGCCGGGTCGAAGGAAGAATGGGGTCCCCTGTGGAGCGCCGAGGAGCGGAGCGACCTGCAGGGGAAAGCGAGCATGTTCGAGCACATGGATGTGCGAGTTGCGCAGCGGCCTGCAAGGCGCGAGCACCGCAGGGAACCCCGTGTGCACGATGCACACGGGGCGCGGAAGTGGGGTGCCTTCTTTCTTGGTTACTTCTTTCTGGGCAAGCAGAAAGAAGTGACTCGGCCGTCAGGCCGAAACGCTTTTGCTCTTGATCCTGAAGCCCAGAGCCAGAAGCCAGAAGCCAAAAGCCAAAAGCCAAAAGCCAAAAGCCAAAAGCCAAAAGCCAAAAGCCAAAAGCCAAAAGCCAAAAGCCACACGCCCTCAATCCGAGTAGATCGCCACCCCCACCACCCCATCCGCCCGCACCCACGCCCGGTACATCCCCTCCGAGTTGTACGGCATCGCGATCGCTCCGTCGCGGTCGATGGCGATCAGCCCGCCGGTGCCGCCGAGTTCTCCAACCCGCCCGAGTGCCCCGGCGCAGGCTGCGGGCAAGGCGGCGCCGCCGTAGGCCATTCGCGCGTGGACATCGTGCGCCAGCGCCGAGAGCAGGAAGTATTCGCCGTGGCCGGTGGCGGAGACCGCGCAGGTGGCGTCTTCGGCCCAGGTGCCGGCGCCGACCACCGGGGTGTCGCCGACGCGCCCGGGGTGCTTGTTGGTCATTCCGCCGGTGGACGTCGCGGCGGCGAGGTGGCCGTGGGCATCGCGCGCGACGGCGCCCACGGTGCCGCGCTTGTCCTTGGGATCGGGCGCGTTGAACAGCGGGTCGTGGTCCAGCGTGACCTTGCCCTGCAGCGCGGCCAGGCGCTGCTGCTCGGCGCGCTCCGCGGTGATGAAATAGGCGGGCGGGGCGCGCTC
It encodes the following:
- a CDS encoding isoaspartyl peptidase/L-asparaginase → MTDSSNCRLVIHGGAGVIDRRSLSPEREAVFRAALARIAHAAWARLQAGASALDVVESAVRELEDFPLFNAGRGAVLNAQGVVELDASIMDGRTRRAGAVAAARTAMHPVSLARAVMERTEHVLLVGEGAELLAARIGAERAPPAYFITAERAEQQRLAALQGKVTLDHDPLFNAPDPKDKRGTVGAVARDAHGHLAAATSTGGMTNKHPGRVGDTPVVGAGTWAEDATCAVSATGHGEYFLLSALAHDVHARMAYGGAALPAACAGALGRVGELGGTGGLIAIDRDGAIAMPYNSEGMYRAWVRADGVVGVAIYSD